The genomic segment ATCACATAAACATGTTCAAAGCATTCTGTAATCCTATGTTGTTAAAGAATTGTTTGGCCAGGCTCAAATTCATGACAAAAATATTCTGCCAGTGTCCAAAGTCCAAGTCATTGATGTTGAGGTCTGAATCAAGCTTTTCATTGAATTTAgtttaatgattaaaatgtaGGATTTTTACACATGTTGAATATTTCACCTTTCCCCCACAGGAGCAGGCCAAAAAAATGGGAACAGCcaaatttaaactttttttatgGTCTTAAGGAAAGCTCAGATGTCATTTCTTCAGCATGTAATTTAAACCATGCTCCCTATCCACGCAGGTTGGAGACCCGAACGCTTTCCTGCACTACTGGGTTCTGAGAGTCGCCTTTTCTGGAGCGACGGCTTGTGTGGCTCACATCGACGGATCAGACCTGTACagagaataaatacacacatccATATGAATAAAACTGATAAGGGAAGTATTTCATGTAATATTTCAAGCATTTATTCCTCTCCCCTCTGTTCCCAAAGGTTTATAGCCAATACAGGAGATGCTCGGGCGGTGTTgggggtgcaggaggaggatggcTCCTTCAGCGCTCACACGCTCTCTAACGACCACAGCGCCCAGAACGAGGACGAGATGGCTCGGATAAGAGGGGAACACCCTCCATCGGAGAGAAAGACCGTTATAAGACAGGTAACCAAGCTACTAATTTCCTCAGTGTGGTTGTTTacaccattttttttaaacgtctCTTTGTTTTTGAAAACCAGGACCGGTTGCTCGGCCTCCTCATGCCGTTCCGTGCGTTCGGGGACGTGAAGTTCAAGTGGAGCATCGAACTGCAGAAGCGCGTGTTGGAGTCTGGACCCGATCAGCTCCATGAAAACGAACACACCAAGTTCATCCCACCCAACTATCACACACCACCGTACCTGACCGCCGAGCCTGAGATCACGCACCACAAGCTGCGGCCACAGGATCGCTTCTTGGTGAGAGAAGAGGCAGCTACACAAATATCTCCTGTTTATTTGAATTGAATGTTAAGTAGGGGATCGTAAGACTAGGTCCTCATTATTAATTCTGCCGTCGATTAGCAGATTGTCTTTCAAAAATGGCCCTCAGCACTTACAATACCAGTTCTACTTGTTTAGTCAGAACAGAGATGTGGTTGTTCAGGAACCTTTCATTAAATGCTGAATGAAAGTAAGAGACATTTTGAATCTCACTTTTTCGATGGGAACATGTAAATGCACCAGCTAATAGCAACAGTAAGTACCTGCAGCTTTTATCACTCAGTTAATTCATTCTTAGATCTGCCCAAATTCCCCCAAGCAAAACGGATAAATCTGCTTTTCATGCTTGCAAAGAAAATAGAAAGTATCATAGAAACAGATGCACCTTTGTGATTATTCatggtttttaaaaagagaaggtgagtgttttttcttcagggGTGTTGTCTTGTTTCTGGGCTCATGACTTCATGTTGTGTGGATTTCCCAGAATAGATATGTGGTGTTATGTCACAAATATCAGTAACTGATCTATATGTAAACATCTACAGTGAGTATGTGAGTAGCATTCCTTATCTGATGCTACTCTCATTCATTTCATTCCTCCTTTCATGTGTCTGTGCCTGCAGGTGATCGGCTCTGACGGCCTCTGGGAGACCCTCCACAGACAGGAGGTGGTCCGCGTTGTGGGCGAGTACTTAACGGGGGTGCACCAGCGTCAGCCTCTCAAAGTCGGAGGCTACAAGGTCACCCTGGGACAGATGCAGGGGCTCCTCGACGAGAGGAAGGCTAGAGTTTCTTCGTCTTTCGAGGATTACAACGTAGCGACCCATCTGATGCGTCACGCGGTGGGAAACAACGAGTTTGGCACGGTGGACCACGAGAGGCTGTCAAAGATGCTGTCTCTGCCCGAGGAGCTGGCTCGCATGTACCGTGATgacatcaccatcatcatctctcAGTTCAACCCCCATGTGATCGGAGCACAGAGACAGGAAGGGCAGTCCTGAGCTGGGTTCACACTGACGAGTACACACACTCGTGTAAATGTGTACAGCAGATCTACACGTAAGCAGACACTGTGGACAAACTAAGTTGATATCTGAATTACTTAGTTTTATCTCTATTTATGTACagaatttgtatgtttttagaCATTACTACAGCTGATCCAGTTTCTTATGTTAAGTTAAAGATCACCCTTTAAAAGTCTGGATGGAGATCTCTTACACAACATGTTATTTATTACTATAATCTCTATCAGAGTTTCATACATGCTCATGAGCGAGGCTAAGAAGAAGCCGTTTCGAATGGATTCTTGTGCCAAAAGATTCGACCTCCCACTTCTGAAAGTGCAGTTGAAAATATAAATTCCAAAGAGGGTGAAGGTTGGGACTTGAGAGGGAAGAGGCCTTGTGGCGCTGACTCAAACTGGTCTGTGCTACGATAATAAGACACTCTCATCTTCTGCTATCTGGTTTTGACACAAACATCCCAGGCAAAATCCTTTTCACTCTGTGGGGCTGTTTCTGCGTCTGAGGGATCGATGTTACAACAGATGTTACATATGAGACTAATATCATTCAAACATACACTTTTTATTAAGTATTTTTCCCTGGAGTGGGTATTTGGATGATGATGTTGACACACTGGATTTCCTGTGAAACAACGTTTAATAGGACATTCATATCCATATTGGATCGACGGTGTAGAACCCACAATgcatctgatttaaaaaaaaatacccttCAATTTAAGTTGAAAAATCACAGTGAAGGGGTTTCAGGCCTGTGTGGATCCCAAGATGTGTTTCAAGATAAAATATCACATTAAATAATCCTGTTACACAAATGTTTGCTTCTTAAATATACAGAAATACTTTGACCTATTTGGGTGTTTTAAAAAtccttttaaatgaaataactgAGATGGAATGTGGTTCAGCTGCTTACACCCAATGTTCGGAGCAGGCTATAACCTGTGATGAGCAAAGCAAATAGACGGCGCTTCCTTTTTAGAGGGTCTCGAGGCAAAAAGGTTGAACCACTGAGCTGGATTTCGTTCTTGTTGCGAACCCAGTGGGCTGGAGTCAAATATTCACAGTACGAGTCCTGAACTCCATCACTATAAGCAGACTGATGTACTGGGCTTTTCTGTGAGACTATCCTGTGATTATTGTCGGGCTTGTTTGGTAAAAAAAGTAGGAACAAAATGAAGTATTGTCCATTACTTCTTTGGTTGGAGAGTCGGTTGTAGATGGAAATCAGTGCATGTGTTAGTGAACCTCTGAACTGACTTACTGAAGCTTTACCCCAGTCAGGGCATCTGGTTACAGCAGCAGCGATGCTTCATCTTCTGAGGGGTTGGAGTAAAAGAAATTTCTTGTCCAAGCTCGTTTGGGTTAAAAGGGACTCCTGTTGCCTTATGTTATTTTCCTGGCTGGTTATTCTATAGGCTGTATgaataaccttttcttacagATTTAATTATTCCTGACAGCAGCAGCGGTGAACGTATAGAAGCCGAccacactcctctctctctccagtttAACACTTTTCACAGGGACTTGTTTTGCGCCCAAACGAGAATGTAAATGTTTGCATCGCGCTGTTTGAATATTATTAAAGATATTTTATTAAGCTTGAGTGTTACGTTACACAAGTTCATCTGCAGTTTTATGTATAAATTGTAACTTATGTGGATTAAGTTTTGTATATGGAGCAGtttaataaaacactgaatACTCACCTGTTGGTAcgactgttgtgtgttttgtgtgtcacTGCCTCAGGCAGCAGTCGTCACTACTGAGCTCACAGTGTGTTTAATGCCACATGTGTTAATGACTGGTTTGAGTCATTAATTTATTGTCACGAGGTGGTCACTTTACCACTAGGTGATGCTGCTGTATCAGGAAGTGACCAGTGTTAAACTATCCGCTCTGGAGAAATGCTGCCATCAACAGGACACATGTAACAGCTggattttaaaatatacatcaataactaatattattttattcattaaaatataatgaaaagtTAATATTGAGCTTTTTCCATCCATGCATTATCTGTATCctctaaacattttttttgagGGGGGTTAATCCCAGCTGTCATTGAGGTAGAGGGGGGTTCACCCTGTACAGGTcgtcattcacactcacattcacacctatggtcaatttagagtctgcAGTTAACCTAATCACAATCAGTTTTTTGGTAATAAACTGaacttttgaaaatataaatgtgtttttgattaCAAAAAACCCTGACATCATCTGTAAAGATAAAACTATACATATAGTCTATATATGTTATTATGGGAACAATATATGGAGATCTAGGGGGGGCACAATTAACaaaaactgcttttattttaaaggggAAATCTAAAGCTACtcacttttttaattttatttggaATAGAGGGGAAACTACTGAGTAAACTCACTGACTCTTCTGAGACGTAGGAAGATTTACTTTGAGACTTTAATTATCGTCTCTTTTTGGTCGTCATCATTTCCAGAGCAACTGGTGGGTTTGTTTATCTGCGACATTCAGTCAGTTTACAGAAAATtgacacccccaccccccacccccacgtCTAACTATGGTCACTTCCAGGCCTCCATCACTTCCGCTGCCGTGTGCACACTTATTCCGGGACTTCATAAAATCTGAATGACGTTTGCTGCTGGAGTTTATTAACATGGTTGCAAGTGGGATTAAGATGCAGGAACAAAGACTGTTTGATGTATAGAATCCCAACAGAggataaaaaaagttatttctaTGACGCATTTGTGGTTTTAATGTTTAGATgagaaataatgaattaaaaagtcacaacttttattgatttctaaagCAGAAAAGATCATTTCAATCCTTGATTgacaaaatagaaataaaaacattctacaaaacacagaaactgtCTAAATGCATCTCAGgtttatatatacaaataagaAGTGTCATGGAAATAATTTTGAAGCATGAAACGATAAGAAGAGTAATCcacaaaacatttaacattaaaaatCATAACCATTAGACAAATGGACCTAATCACATATTTTGGAATCTTTCATGTGTCACGTATTATTGGtccctgttttatttgttgaaataatgaaaaacaagtcaCAAATCAGCCAATGTCTGACGTGTGTGGATCCTTTGAGTGAATTTTAAGATTCAGTCAACCGACCTTTAAACACGATCTCTGATGTCTGTTGATTAGAGCTGATTGTTATTGTCATGTCATTATCCTCACTTCCTATTTCTATATTAGGATAAAATAATTGTCCGGCACAGAAATACAGTGTCTGAGTGGTGATGATGAGTCTTGATATTCTGAGGTGGTCACGTTATCCATCACACAGTTTACTACCCTTGTCTTTACTCCGACCACATCTCCTCCGGCCCACAGCCTCTCATCGTCTCCCACCAGTTctcagtgagtgtgtgactgtgtgttgttgtggaaAGTGTTGCTGGGATACAGGCGAAGAGAAAGTGCAGACATAAACACAGAGGAGGCTCCATGAAGAGTTTGCCTGTAACTCAGTCGGCTCCTTGGCCTCTGacaatgttttgctgtttgaaaTCTGCAGCAGGCGGCTCTATGACTCATCCCCAACACACTGCACATGTACTGAAAGGATGCATGATAACGGCGGCACATGTGACCTCCATattcaacatgtgtgtgttttgtaacttgggttgtgcttttctttgtgtctcGGCCTCTTTGTGCTACATAAAAGCCCACAATCATGCCATTCTCTTTTCAGCACCGCTTACAATATGTGGCCCGCATCCCACTGTCACA from the Limanda limanda chromosome 11, fLimLim1.1, whole genome shotgun sequence genome contains:
- the pdp1 gene encoding pyruvate dehydrogenase phosphatase catalytic subunit 1; its protein translation is MHVTSQLLRGLPRSKVLASTLLPCQQHRSQSAQRPASRRLQGHQHLRSYQTSAVLWSYILSPPQVNSILKANEYSFKVPEFDGKNVSAVMGFESNQLPANAPIEDRRSSATCLQTRGMLLGVYDGHAGCACAQALSERLFYYIAVSLLPHDTLCELEAAVESGRALSPILQWHKSPNDYFSREAQTLYFNSLRTYWQELIDLTSPGEIPDTREALLNAFKRLDNDISLEAQVGDPNAFLHYWVLRVAFSGATACVAHIDGSDLFIANTGDARAVLGVQEEDGSFSAHTLSNDHSAQNEDEMARIRGEHPPSERKTVIRQDRLLGLLMPFRAFGDVKFKWSIELQKRVLESGPDQLHENEHTKFIPPNYHTPPYLTAEPEITHHKLRPQDRFLVIGSDGLWETLHRQEVVRVVGEYLTGVHQRQPLKVGGYKVTLGQMQGLLDERKARVSSSFEDYNVATHLMRHAVGNNEFGTVDHERLSKMLSLPEELARMYRDDITIIISQFNPHVIGAQRQEGQS